In Nitrospinota bacterium, a single window of DNA contains:
- a CDS encoding serine hydroxymethyltransferase — protein MFDKNLTLNDVDSEIAKVIDAEEARQEAHIELIASENYTSPAVMTAQGSQLTNKYAEGYPSKRYYGGCEYVDMAEDLAISRAKELFGAAYANVQPHSGSTANAAVFQALLVPGDTILGMSLAHGGHLTHGAAPSFSGKNFNAVQYGLDESTGEIDYNQVEELAKEHMPKMIIAGFSAYSRVIDWQRFRDIADMVGAYLLVDMAHVAGLIATGDYPSPINIADVCTTTTHKTLRGPRGGLILAKANEEIEKKLDSAIFPGIQGGPLMHIIAAKAVAFKEALSDDFKSYQKQVVINARAMASVFMERGYDVVSGGTDNHVFLVSFIEQGLTGKAVDATLGSAHITVNKNSVPNDPQSPFVTSGIRIGTPAATTRGFGESECRDITHWICDICDDIENPDVVNEVRAKVEELCSRFPVYK, from the coding sequence ATGTTTGATAAAAATCTCACCTTAAACGATGTCGATTCTGAAATTGCAAAAGTTATTGATGCTGAGGAAGCAAGACAAGAAGCGCATATCGAATTAATTGCATCAGAAAACTACACATCGCCTGCAGTGATGACCGCACAAGGTTCTCAACTGACTAACAAATATGCTGAAGGTTATCCATCAAAAAGGTACTATGGTGGGTGTGAGTATGTCGATATGGCTGAAGATTTGGCTATAAGTCGTGCAAAAGAACTCTTTGGTGCAGCCTATGCCAACGTTCAGCCACACTCAGGGTCAACTGCAAATGCCGCCGTATTTCAGGCACTCCTTGTACCTGGTGACACAATTCTTGGAATGAGCTTGGCTCATGGTGGGCACTTGACACATGGCGCAGCACCGTCTTTCTCTGGAAAAAACTTTAATGCTGTTCAGTATGGTCTTGACGAGTCGACGGGTGAGATTGATTATAACCAGGTGGAAGAGTTGGCTAAAGAGCACATGCCCAAAATGATCATAGCTGGATTCTCTGCGTACTCTAGAGTTATTGATTGGCAACGGTTTAGAGATATTGCCGATATGGTTGGTGCATATTTACTTGTTGATATGGCTCATGTTGCTGGCCTTATTGCAACAGGTGATTACCCATCCCCAATTAATATTGCTGATGTTTGTACAACAACTACTCATAAAACACTCAGAGGGCCTCGAGGAGGGCTGATTCTGGCAAAGGCCAATGAAGAAATAGAGAAAAAATTAGATTCCGCAATTTTTCCAGGAATCCAGGGCGGCCCATTGATGCACATTATTGCTGCTAAAGCGGTTGCTTTCAAAGAAGCATTAAGTGACGACTTTAAATCTTATCAAAAACAAGTAGTGATCAATGCAAGAGCCATGGCAAGTGTTTTCATGGAAAGAGGCTACGATGTCGTTTCTGGAGGTACCGATAACCATGTATTCTTAGTGAGTTTTATCGAGCAAGGCCTGACAGGAAAAGCAGTCGATGCAACCTTGGGATCTGCCCATATTACAGTAAACAAAAACTCTGTTCCTAATGATCCACAATCACCGTTTGTAACCAGTGGAATTCGAATTGGAACTCCTGCAGCTACAACCCGAGGATTTGGGGAGTCTGAATGTAGAGACATTACTCACTGGATATGTGATATTTGTGATGATATTGAGAATCCAGACGTAGTAAACGAAGTACGAGCCAAAGTTGAAGAGCTTTGCTCAAGATTTCCAGTCTACAAATAG